A section of the Humulus lupulus chromosome 2, drHumLupu1.1, whole genome shotgun sequence genome encodes:
- the LOC133818334 gene encoding GBF-interacting protein 1-like isoform X2 yields MSGGGFRVSIPSSVRKTIQNIKEITSNHTDEEIYAMLKECSMDPNETTQKLLLQDTFHEVKRKRDRKKENLNNRESSESRWRPGVQGRGGRGSRSNFSSRHVSHDSGGGRISGPGMENGLQQGVEKGVNPLPISHEAKDKEGSSVTSSASIISNGTTIIASGSTNAQVSNISAGIGPELGPTSVGTTNLSLQPVDENMKLTSSSTNEDSYEQPSQSSNNFSAMPVATSASTVCFSSSDPVLVLSNDSRVPGAVGTIKREVGGHRSSGEPTAVIEAENKLTTGLETGSSSVQSKVASKSQGVVKGQLTEFSQLSSATTLVGSSNSHPSSNYSSRSQVIGTQKVASNKEWKPKAVQGSGTSGASEVLNATVEATSRSQPVSNVLESEDAASNLQRKLEELHLPQRQHVILPNHIHVPESERTKLSFGSFGVSFGLSVSNTIVPESDRSSTSFSGTSEAIEENAEEQSSSIQNALETADEEDYLEHPQSPTHVPENLSSAEGDVSSNVTPGHSESKQNTGFPAGGHQYASVNTSSNYNFGPLPPIVGSQLAPLENSESQARDVSRLQSFVPFDPTSYYAQFYRSGADSDGRLSPFPSPGVASKYNGNVAVLPPSMSQSPQEGGILSTAGQTPLVTQAAGLMQSSIAVTQQPVPVFRPPTGMHISHYPPNYFPYGHYFPPFYVPPPAIHQFLGNGAFPQQPQAGGVYPSPPAATATGVKYSLPQYKPGTNTGNSTHTGIASGYGPYNSSPSGYNPSSATTAGNSTPNEDLGQSQFKENNVYIAGQQSEGSAMWVAAPPGRDMSSLPTSSFYNLPPQGQHVAFTPAQAGHGTFAGIYHPGQAVTAAAVHPLLQQSQTMGGGVDMVGPGGSVYQQSQHAHINWPSNY; encoded by the exons ATGAGCGGTGGTGGGTTTAGGGTTTCAATCCCCAGTAGTGTCAGGAAGACGATCCAGAACATTAAGGAGATCACGAGTAATCACACTGACGAGGAAATCTATGCAATGCTTAAAGAATGCTCCATGGATCCTAATGAGACTACCCAGAAGCTTCTTCTTCAGG aTACTTTCCATGAGGTGAAAAGGAAACGAGACAGGAAAAAAGAG AATCTGAACAACAGAGAATCTTCTGAGTCACGGTGGAGACCTGGAGTGCAGGGGCGTGGGGGCAGGGGCAGTCGCTCAAACTTTTCATCTCGCCATGTGTCACATG ATTCTGGTGGTGGCAGGATTTCAGGTCCTGGGATGGAGAATGGTCTCCAGCAAGGTGTGGAGAAGGGTGTTAATCCTTTGCCTATCTCTCATGAGGCTAAGGATAAAGAAGGAAGTTCGGTAACAAG CTCTGCTTCTATCATTTCCAATGGCACGACAATTATAGCTTCTGGAAGTACCAATGCACAAGTCTCCAACATCTCAGCAGGAATTGGTCCTGAGTTAGGGCCAACATCTGTTGGCACTACCAACTTGAGCCTCCAGCCTGTTGATGAAAATATGAAGCTTACCAGCTCATCTACAAATGAGGATTCTTATGAGCAACCTTCTCAAAGCTCCAATAATTTCTCAGCCATGCCTGTGGCAACATCTGCATCAACTGTTTGTTTCTCATCTTCAGATCCAGTACTGGTTTTGTCTAATGATTCACGAGTCCCTGGTGCAGTTGGGACAATTAAACGTGAAGTGGGGGGCCATCGTTCTTCTGGTGAGCCAACTGCAGTAATTGAAGCTGAGAACAAATTAACTACTG GTTTGGAGACTGGTAGCTCTTCTGTACAGAGCAAGGTCGCAAGCAAGTCCCAGGGGGTGGTAAAAGGTCAGCTCACTGAATTTTCACAGCTGTCGTCAGCAACAACTCTCGTTGGTTCTTCGAATAGTCACCCATCTTCTAATTACAGTAGCCGTTCACAAGTAATTGGCACTCAGAAGG TTGCTTCTAATAAGGAATGGAAACCAAAGGCTGTTCAAGGTTCTGGAACAAGTGGTGCATCTGAGGTTCTGAATGCTACTGTTGAAGCCACTTCCAGGTCGCAGCCTGTTTCAAATGTCCTTGAGTCAGAAGATGCAGCTTCAAATCTGCAGAGAAAGCTGGAGGAGTTGCACCTTCCACAGCGTCAACATGTTATCTTACCAAACCACATCCATGTCCCTGAATCTGAAAGAACAAAACTGAGTTTTGGaagttttggtgttagttttggATTAAGCGTGAGCAACACCATTGTTCCCGAGAGTGACAGGAGCTCTACATCCTTTTCTGGTACTTCTGAGGCTATTGAAGAAAATGCAGAGGAACAATCCTCTAG CATTCAGAATGCATTGGAAACTGCAGATGAAGAGGATTATCTCGAGCATCCACAATCACCTACACATGTACCCGAGAATTTATCATCTGCTGAGGGTGATGTCTCATCCAATGTTACCCCTGGACATAGTGAATCTAAGCAGAATACTGGATTTCCAGCTGGAGGACATCAATACGCATCAGTTAATACCTCGTCAAACTACAATTTTGGGCCTTTACCTCCAATTGTAGGAAGTCAGCTAGCCCCACTAGAAAACTCAGAGTCTCAAGCTCGTGATGTTTCTCGCCTTCAAAGCTTTGTG CCCTTTGATCCGACAAGTTATTATGCTCAATTTTACCGCTCAGGTGCTGATAGTGATGGTCGCCTTTCTCCTTTTCCTTCTCCTGGTGTTGCCAGCAAGTACAATGGGAATGTTGCAGTATTGCCCCCCTCGATGTCACAGTCTCCACAAGAG GGCGGGATCCTGTCTACAGCTGGTCAAACTCCATTGGTCACACAAGCTGCAGGCCTCATGCAGAGCTCAATAGCTGTAACTCAGCAACCTGTTCCTGTCTTTAGGCCACCAACTGGGATGCACATTTCCCATTATCCTCCAAACTACTTTCCATATGGTCACTACTTTCCGCCATTCTATGTTCCACCTCCAGCCATCCACCAGTTTTTGGGCAATGGAGCATTTCCCCAACAACCTCAGGCTGGAGGTGTTTATCCATCCCCACCAGCAGCAACTGCGACTGGAGTCAAATATTCACTTCCACAATACAAACCAGGGACTAATACAGGAAACTCCACTCATACTGGGATAGCAAGTGGTTATGGACCTTATAACTCCTCTCCAAGTGGTTATAATCCCAGTTCTGCCACGACTGCAGGAAATTCAACCCCTAATGAGGATCTTGGTCAGTCCCAGTTCAAGGAAAATAATGTATACATTGCTGGACAACAG AGTGAAGGTTCAGCCATGTGGGTTGCTGCACCACCTGGCCGAGACATGTCAAGCTTGCCAACAAGTTCATTTTACAATCTTCCTCCACAAGGTCAGCATGTGGCTTTCACCCCAGCACAGGCTGGCCATGGCACCTTTGCTGGTATCTACCACCCGGGACAAGCTGTAACTGCAGCAGCCGTGCACCCGCTTCTGCAACAATCTCAGACCATGGGTGGGGGTGTTGATATGGTAGGACCTGGAGGCAGTGTTTATCAGCAATCCCAGCATGCACATATAAACTGGCCAAGTAACTACTGA
- the LOC133818334 gene encoding GBF-interacting protein 1-like isoform X1 has translation MSGGGFRVSIPSSVRKTIQNIKEITSNHTDEEIYAMLKECSMDPNETTQKLLLQDTFHEVKRKRDRKKENLNNRESSESRWRPGVQGRGGRGSRSNFSSRHVSHDSGGGRISGPGMENGLQQGVEKGVNPLPISHEAKDKEGSSVTSSASIISNGTTIIASGSTNAQVSNISAGIGPELGPTSVGTTNLSLQPVDENMKLTSSSTNEDSYEQPSQSSNNFSAMPVATSASTVCFSSSDPVLVLSNDSRVPGAVGTIKREVGGHRSSGEPTAVIEAENKLTTGLETGSSSVQSKVASKSQGVVKGQLTEFSQLSSATTLVGSSNSHPSSNYSSRSQVIGTQKVASNKEWKPKAVQGSGTSGASEVLNATVEATSRSQPVSNVLESEDAASNLQRKLEELHLPQRQHVILPNHIHVPESERTKLSFGSFGVSFGLSVSNTIVPESDRSSTSFSGTSEAIEENAEEQSSSIQNALETADEEDYLEHPQSPTHVPENLSSAEGDVSSNVTPGHSESKQNTGFPAGGHQYASVNTSSNYNFGPLPPIVGSQLAPLENSESQARDVSRLQSFVVQPFDPTSYYAQFYRSGADSDGRLSPFPSPGVASKYNGNVAVLPPSMSQSPQEGGILSTAGQTPLVTQAAGLMQSSIAVTQQPVPVFRPPTGMHISHYPPNYFPYGHYFPPFYVPPPAIHQFLGNGAFPQQPQAGGVYPSPPAATATGVKYSLPQYKPGTNTGNSTHTGIASGYGPYNSSPSGYNPSSATTAGNSTPNEDLGQSQFKENNVYIAGQQSEGSAMWVAAPPGRDMSSLPTSSFYNLPPQGQHVAFTPAQAGHGTFAGIYHPGQAVTAAAVHPLLQQSQTMGGGVDMVGPGGSVYQQSQHAHINWPSNY, from the exons ATGAGCGGTGGTGGGTTTAGGGTTTCAATCCCCAGTAGTGTCAGGAAGACGATCCAGAACATTAAGGAGATCACGAGTAATCACACTGACGAGGAAATCTATGCAATGCTTAAAGAATGCTCCATGGATCCTAATGAGACTACCCAGAAGCTTCTTCTTCAGG aTACTTTCCATGAGGTGAAAAGGAAACGAGACAGGAAAAAAGAG AATCTGAACAACAGAGAATCTTCTGAGTCACGGTGGAGACCTGGAGTGCAGGGGCGTGGGGGCAGGGGCAGTCGCTCAAACTTTTCATCTCGCCATGTGTCACATG ATTCTGGTGGTGGCAGGATTTCAGGTCCTGGGATGGAGAATGGTCTCCAGCAAGGTGTGGAGAAGGGTGTTAATCCTTTGCCTATCTCTCATGAGGCTAAGGATAAAGAAGGAAGTTCGGTAACAAG CTCTGCTTCTATCATTTCCAATGGCACGACAATTATAGCTTCTGGAAGTACCAATGCACAAGTCTCCAACATCTCAGCAGGAATTGGTCCTGAGTTAGGGCCAACATCTGTTGGCACTACCAACTTGAGCCTCCAGCCTGTTGATGAAAATATGAAGCTTACCAGCTCATCTACAAATGAGGATTCTTATGAGCAACCTTCTCAAAGCTCCAATAATTTCTCAGCCATGCCTGTGGCAACATCTGCATCAACTGTTTGTTTCTCATCTTCAGATCCAGTACTGGTTTTGTCTAATGATTCACGAGTCCCTGGTGCAGTTGGGACAATTAAACGTGAAGTGGGGGGCCATCGTTCTTCTGGTGAGCCAACTGCAGTAATTGAAGCTGAGAACAAATTAACTACTG GTTTGGAGACTGGTAGCTCTTCTGTACAGAGCAAGGTCGCAAGCAAGTCCCAGGGGGTGGTAAAAGGTCAGCTCACTGAATTTTCACAGCTGTCGTCAGCAACAACTCTCGTTGGTTCTTCGAATAGTCACCCATCTTCTAATTACAGTAGCCGTTCACAAGTAATTGGCACTCAGAAGG TTGCTTCTAATAAGGAATGGAAACCAAAGGCTGTTCAAGGTTCTGGAACAAGTGGTGCATCTGAGGTTCTGAATGCTACTGTTGAAGCCACTTCCAGGTCGCAGCCTGTTTCAAATGTCCTTGAGTCAGAAGATGCAGCTTCAAATCTGCAGAGAAAGCTGGAGGAGTTGCACCTTCCACAGCGTCAACATGTTATCTTACCAAACCACATCCATGTCCCTGAATCTGAAAGAACAAAACTGAGTTTTGGaagttttggtgttagttttggATTAAGCGTGAGCAACACCATTGTTCCCGAGAGTGACAGGAGCTCTACATCCTTTTCTGGTACTTCTGAGGCTATTGAAGAAAATGCAGAGGAACAATCCTCTAG CATTCAGAATGCATTGGAAACTGCAGATGAAGAGGATTATCTCGAGCATCCACAATCACCTACACATGTACCCGAGAATTTATCATCTGCTGAGGGTGATGTCTCATCCAATGTTACCCCTGGACATAGTGAATCTAAGCAGAATACTGGATTTCCAGCTGGAGGACATCAATACGCATCAGTTAATACCTCGTCAAACTACAATTTTGGGCCTTTACCTCCAATTGTAGGAAGTCAGCTAGCCCCACTAGAAAACTCAGAGTCTCAAGCTCGTGATGTTTCTCGCCTTCAAAGCTTTGTG GTGCAGCCCTTTGATCCGACAAGTTATTATGCTCAATTTTACCGCTCAGGTGCTGATAGTGATGGTCGCCTTTCTCCTTTTCCTTCTCCTGGTGTTGCCAGCAAGTACAATGGGAATGTTGCAGTATTGCCCCCCTCGATGTCACAGTCTCCACAAGAG GGCGGGATCCTGTCTACAGCTGGTCAAACTCCATTGGTCACACAAGCTGCAGGCCTCATGCAGAGCTCAATAGCTGTAACTCAGCAACCTGTTCCTGTCTTTAGGCCACCAACTGGGATGCACATTTCCCATTATCCTCCAAACTACTTTCCATATGGTCACTACTTTCCGCCATTCTATGTTCCACCTCCAGCCATCCACCAGTTTTTGGGCAATGGAGCATTTCCCCAACAACCTCAGGCTGGAGGTGTTTATCCATCCCCACCAGCAGCAACTGCGACTGGAGTCAAATATTCACTTCCACAATACAAACCAGGGACTAATACAGGAAACTCCACTCATACTGGGATAGCAAGTGGTTATGGACCTTATAACTCCTCTCCAAGTGGTTATAATCCCAGTTCTGCCACGACTGCAGGAAATTCAACCCCTAATGAGGATCTTGGTCAGTCCCAGTTCAAGGAAAATAATGTATACATTGCTGGACAACAG AGTGAAGGTTCAGCCATGTGGGTTGCTGCACCACCTGGCCGAGACATGTCAAGCTTGCCAACAAGTTCATTTTACAATCTTCCTCCACAAGGTCAGCATGTGGCTTTCACCCCAGCACAGGCTGGCCATGGCACCTTTGCTGGTATCTACCACCCGGGACAAGCTGTAACTGCAGCAGCCGTGCACCCGCTTCTGCAACAATCTCAGACCATGGGTGGGGGTGTTGATATGGTAGGACCTGGAGGCAGTGTTTATCAGCAATCCCAGCATGCACATATAAACTGGCCAAGTAACTACTGA